In Bacteroidota bacterium, the following proteins share a genomic window:
- a CDS encoding DMT family protein, translated as MKTIILLLISNVFMTFAWYGHLKFKSTSLIVVILISWFIAFFEYIFMIPANRIGYGQFNGAQLRTIQEVISLTVFSVFSVFYLKEELKWNYLVGFAFIIMGVFFVFRKW; from the coding sequence ATGAAAACAATAATTCTGCTTTTAATTTCAAATGTCTTTATGACATTTGCCTGGTATGGCCATCTTAAATTTAAATCTACCTCATTAATTGTTGTAATCCTCATTAGCTGGTTTATTGCTTTTTTTGAATACATCTTTATGATTCCTGCCAATAGAATTGGTTATGGTCAGTTTAATGGGGCGCAGTTAAGGACCATACAAGAAGTTATTTCCTTGACTGTATTTTCCGTTTTTTCAGTTTTCTATTTAAAAGAGGAGTTAAAATGGAATTATTTAGTAGGATTTGCTTTTATTATTATGGGTGTTTTCTTTGTTTTTAGAAAATGGTAA